The sequence below is a genomic window from Kitasatospora kifunensis.
TGGCGGTCCAGGAGCCGGCCAGCAGCAGACCCGGGATCCTGGTCGCGGCCGTCGGCCGCAGCACGGCGGTGCCCGGGGCCGGGTCGAAGGTGGCGGTGCGCTCGCGGGTGACGAAGAAGTCGAGCACCTCGGCGGTGCGGGCGGCCGGCAGCAGGCGCTCCAGCTCCGGCAGGTAGCGGGCCCGCAGCTCGGCCACCGGCAGGTCGATCTCCTCGCGCACCGCCGACTGGGAGAGCGCCAGGTACTGCGCGCCGGGGCGGGTGGCGGCGACCCCGGAGTGCGGGGTGCGGTCGAAGACCCACTGCACCGGGGAGTCCAGCGCGGCGAAGAACGGCCGGCGCAGCACCTTGCGGTCGTAGATCACATGGACGTTGAGGATCGGCGCGGTGCCGAACTCGCCCAACCGGTGCTGGTCGGCGATCGCCTCGGGCGGCAGCAGCGCGGCGGCCGCGTCCTGGGCGCCGGCCAGCACCACGACGTCCGCGTTGAGCAGCTCGCCGTTCTCCAACCGCACGGCGTGCGGCGGACCGGTGGTGGTGGAGACCGACTTCAACTCCACCACCTTGGTGCGCAGCCGCACCGTGACCTCGGCCCGGGTCAGTTCGGCCAGCGCCGCATCGTGGTGCAGGGCGCCGAGCGGGACCGCCGCGATGCCGATGTCACTGGCGCCCGGGTCGGTGAGCAGGCCGGTCTTGAAGACCATCGCTGCCAGCGCGAGCGAGACCTCGGCGGCCTTGGCGTTCAAGGTGGCCACGCCGACGAGATCCCAGAGTGCCGCGATGGTCCGGTCGTTCTGCCCGTGCGAACGCAGCCAGCTGCCGAACGAGACCTGGTCGAGCGCCGGGTCGGCGAGGTCGAGGCGCTGCAGCGCGAGCGCGCCGCGCACCACCCGCAGCCGGTCCAGCGGCCGCAGGTGCGGGTAGGTCGCCAGGCTGGCGGCCAGGTGCAGCGGGACCGGCAGGCCGGCCCGGCGCAGCCGGCCCAGCCGGTGCCGGTCGCCGCGCACGGCGAGCACCGGGACGTCCAGCCGGGGCTGGACCTCGACCTGGCCGCCGGCGCCCAGGCGCTCGATCAGGCCGCGGTAGGCGGTGCAGCAGCGCAGGAAGACGTGCTGGCCGTTGTCCACGGTCAGCTCGCCGCGCCGGAACGAGAAGGCCAGCCCGCCCAGCCGCGGACGGGCCTCCAGCAGGGTGACCCGGTGACCGGCCTCGGCCAGCCGCAGCGCGGCGGTCAGACCCGCCAGTCCGCCGCCGACCACGACGGCACTGCGCTGGGCTTGCCCGCTCATCGCACCTCCCCGCTGTCCGCTGCGCGCACCTCGGCGCACACCCATCCCACTGGCGACGTCCGCCACAACACCGCCGGCCCTCTCGGTGATTCCCCGTCGATGACGGCCGGCGGAGGAACGGACAGGTTCAAGAACGACCTCCGGCCAGGCCGGAGAGCGCCACGTAGGCCTTCTCCCAGCCCGGCAACGAGACCCGGCCGCGCAGCACCGACTCCGGCTCGGCGGCGATCCGCCCGAGCAGCCGGTGGTAGATCCCGGCCATCGCCGCCGTGCAGGCCCGGCTGCGCCGGTCCAGCATCGGCAGCAGCCGCAGGCCCTCCTCGAAGTAGCCCTGGGCGCGCTGGGCCTGGAAGGCCACCAGCCCGGTGAAGTCGGCGCCGACCGGGGGCGTGGGCAGCGCGAAGCCCTGCTCGCAGCCGAACCGGGCCAGGTCCTCGGCCGGCAGGTAGGTACGGCCGTTGAGCGCGTCCTCGCGCAGGTCGCGCAGGATGTTGGTGAGCTGCAGGGCAAGGCCCAGGGTGTCCGCGTACTCGGCGCCGCGCTTGGGGTCCGCGCAGCCGTACACGCCCAGCGAGAGCCGCCCGATCGAGCCGGCCACGCAGCGGCAGTAGACCTTGAGGTCCTCGAAGGTCTGGTACTCGGCGCCGCGCAGGTCCATCTCGACGCCGTCGATCAGCTCGTCGAAGGCGTCCAGCGGGATCGGGAAGCGCCGGGCGGCGTCCGCCAGCGCCACCTTGATCGGATCGGTGTCCTCCTCCGTGACGGCGCCCGCCCGCACCTCGTCCAGCAGGGCGCGGGTGGCGAGCAGCTGCTCGGTCTTGCGCTGCTCGGACAGCTCGCCGTCGCCGATGTCGTCGACCCGGCGAGCGAGCGCGTAGAGAGCGGACATGGCCAGCCGCTTGGGCTCCGGGAGCAACCGGATCCCGTAGCTGAAGTTGCGGGCCTGCAGGGCGGTGACCGCCTCGCAGTACCGATAGGCCGCCATGACCGGTGCCGACGCCAGTGGTGATGCCGCCACTCGGGCGTTCACCTTCCCTTCGCGAAGATGGCCGCCGCCTTCATCGCCAGGCGGCGCTTGTCGGGCTTCGGCTGCTGGGCCAGCACGTCGTACCCGGCGGCCTCGATGGCCGCCAGGGCCGCGTACCCGCCCGCGGTGAATCCCGCCAGGAGAAGTCGAAGCCTCCCCCGAACCGTACCCACCAGCGGGGCGCCGCGATCGAGCAGGGTCCGTGCCCGAGCCGCCTCGAAGGCCACCAGTTCGCGCACCCTCGCGTCGGCGGTGGGGGCGGCGAGGTCGGCTTCGGTGACGCCGTGGCGGGCCATGTCCTCGGTGGGCAGGTAGATCCGCCCGCGGGCGAGGTCCTCGGCCACGTCCTGGAGGTGCTCGATCACCTGGAGCGCGGTGCAGATCTCGTCCGAACGCTCGATCCGCTCCGGGGTCGCGACGTCGGCGAGCGCGAGCACCAGGCGGCCGACCGGGTCGGCGGAGAGCGTGCAGTACCCGACCAGGCTCTCGAAGGTCGGGTAGCGGGTGGTCGTCTGGTCGACCCGGTTGGCCTCGATCAGGCGGCGGAAGGGTTCCGGCGTCACGGCGTGGCGGCCGATCAGCGGCACCAGGGCGCGCATCAGCGGGTGCCGCGGCGGCTCGCTGACGGTACCGGGCAGCGCGGCCTCGAAGACCCGGTCGAGATCGCGCTCGAGACCGTCGAGCAACCCCAGCCGGAACGCCGTCTCATCACCGCCGTGCGCGGGCGCACCCAGCAGCGCGGCCGTGCCCGCCGGGTCGGCGAGGTCACCGTCACCGGAGTCGTCCACCAGCCGGGCGAAGCCGTAGACCGCCATCAGGTCGTCGCGCCAAGCCGCGGGCAGGAAGCCAGGAGCGACCGGGAAGTTCTCCCGCGCCGCCTTGTCCAAGGTGTCCCCCTGGGAGGGATCGCCCGCCCCATTGCCCCCCGGCCGCGCCGAGAACTGAGCCGAAGTCGTCACTGCCGTCACTCCCCCGTTCTACACCGGTGTTGACCATGGACCCGACTCGGACACGCTTCCCCCGCGCAGGCTGGACCGCTCCCGGACCCCCACCCTTTCACTTCCGGTGACGAGTCGAAAAGACCACCCCCCGGCGCGCCGACCCCCCTCACCCGCCCGGCGCACACGCGGGGGCGTGGGGAGGACAGAGCACACGCCCGTCGCGCGCTGAGGGTAGCCGGAATGGACTCTACTGCGCACACGGATCGAAAAATCAAAGGGCCGGCGCCCCAAATCGAAGGGCCGGTGCCCGAAACGCCTTCACGTTTCGAGCACCGGCCCTTGATGACCGGTACCTGCGCCTCAGGGACGCTCGCCGCGCTCGTACATGCCGACGACCTCTTCGGTCGGGCCGTCCATGATCAGCTTGCCGGTCTCGATCCAGACCGTCCGCTCGCAGGTGTCACGGATCGCGTTGTTGTTGTGGCTGACCAGGAAGACCGTACCGGCCTCCTTGCGCAGCTCGCGGATGCGGGCCTCGCTGCGGCGCTGGAAGGCCTGGTCACCGGTGGACAGCGCCTCGTCGATCAGCAGCACGTCGTGGGTCTTGGCCGCCGCGATGGAGAACCGCAGGCGGGCCGCCATGCCGGAGGAGTACGTGCGCATGGGCAGGTTGATGAACTCGCCCTTCTCGTTGATTCCCGAGAAGTCCACGATCGACTGGTAGCGGGCCTTCACCTGCTCCGGGCTCATGCCCATCGCCAGGCAGCCGAGCACCACGTTGCGCTCGCCGGTCAGGTCGTCCATCAGGGCCGCGTTCACGCCGAGCAGCGAGGGCTGGCCATTGGTGTAGATGCCGCCCTTCTCGGTCGGCAGCAGGCCGGCGATGGCCGACAGCAGGGTCGACTTGCCCGAGCCGTTCGAGCCGATCAGGCCGACCGCCTCACCCTTGTACGCGGTGAAGCTGACCCCGCGCACCGCGTGCACCTCGGTGATCGCGGGCGAGCGCTTGCGGGAGATCAGCCGGCTGAGCGCCGAGGTGGCGCTGCCCTTGCCGGCGGAGGCGCCGTGCACCTTGTAGACGATGTGCACGTCGTCGACGACGACGGTGGGGGTGCGGGTCTCCTTGGCGGCCGCGACCGCCTTGGCGTCGCGCTCCCGGCGCAGGGCCGCCCGCTCCTCGCCGGTCAGCTCGGCCTCTTGCTCGGTGGTGATCACAGTGTCAGCCACGGCCGTACTCCTCCTCTGCCTTCCAGAAGAAGACGTAACCGATCACGAAGGCCACGACGGCCCAGCCGAGGGCCATCGCCCAGATGTGCGGCGGCATGGTCAGGTGGTTGCCGGGGTACTTGTGCGGGCTGTAGATGCTCGGGATCATCGCGTGCCGCACCAGCTCCATGTACACGGAGGCCGGGTTGGCCTGGGTGATCACCTGCACCCAGTGCGGCCAGTTCTTGACGTGGTCCGAGATGGTGTACATGACGCCGGACAGGTACATCCAGGTGCGCAGCAGGAACGGCATCAGCTGGGAGACGTCACTGGTCTTCGCGCCGATCCGGGCCATGATCAGCGCCAGACCGGTGTTGAAGAAGGAGAGCAGCACCAGTGCCGGGATCACCTGGAGCCAGGTCATCCCCGGCATCAGGCTGTTCGAGAGGATGATGGCGACCAGCACGATCATCGAGATCAGCAGCTGCTGGAGCTGGATCACGGTGAAGGCGATCGGCATGCAGGCGCGCGGGAAGTGCAGCGCCCGGATCAGCCCGAGGTTGTAGGAGATCGCCCCGGTGCCCGACTGGATGGCGCTCTGGATGAACTGGAAGATGAAGACGCCGACGCAGAGCCACGGGATGTACTTCGGGGTCGAGTTGCCGCTCAGGATGACGCCGAAGACCAGGTAGAAGACCGCGCAGTTCAGCAGTGGCGTGACGACCTGCCAGACCTGGCCCATCTTCGCCGTGGTGTACTGCGCCACCAGCCGCGCGGTCGCGAAGGCGACGATGAAGTGTCGGCGCCCCCACAACTGCTTGGTGTAGGCGAAGAGCCCTGGCCGGGCGCCGCTGACACTCAGGCCGTACTTGTCGGCCATCTGCTTCGGGGTCAGTCCGGTGTCAACACCCCCTGGTAGCGAGAGGTTGATCGGTTCAGTCACTGTCGACACATTCGTCCTTCACGGGCTCGGAAGTCCGGCTGCTGGCCGGGGGGGCAGTCGCCGGGCTCTCGGCGGGGAGATCCATGCAAAATCACGGGGGTCCGGGCGGCGGTGTGGTGATCCGCTGACCGGGTGATCAGATGACCGGCGGTCTGCCCAACCTGGTCAATCGCCATACAGTACGCCATCGCATCGGCCGCCGCGCGCCACAGGGCGTGCGCCAGCCTTCCCGGAAACCGCCCCACCAGGCCTTCAGTGCCTCGCCTGAGGGACGGCGGGCCAGGGTGAGCAGCAACCAGGTACAGAGATAGAGAGGCAACAACGGGGCCGGGAGGTTCCGTCGGGCCAGCCACACCCGGTTGCGCGCCACGTTGTGGAAGTACGAGGCGTGCCGGGCGGGCGAGGTGGTGGGGTGGTGCAGCACGATGTCCGCCCGGTAGTCGATCGACCACCCGGCGTCCAGCGCACGCCACGCGAGGTCGGTCTCCTCGTGGGCGTAGAAGAAGTCGGCGGGCAGCTGCCCGGCCTGCTCGAACACGGTCGAGCGGACCGCGCTGGCGCCGCCGAGGAAGGTGGTGACCCGCGAGGAACGCAGCGGGTCGGCGGCACGCAGCCGCGGTACGTGCCGGCGCGCGGTGACGCCGGTGTCGGGGTCGGCGATCCGGAAGCTGACGATGCCAAGGCCCGGATCGGCGGTGAAGGCCTCGCGCAGCAGGCGGGCCGAGTCGAGGTTGGGCAGCGAGCCGTCGTCGTCCAGGAAGAGCACCGCGTCGACGTCCCGGCCGTCGGGGCCGAACAGCTCGATCCCGACGTTGCGACCGCCCGGGATGCCGAGGTTCTCCGGCAGCTCGGCGGTGCGCACGCCGGCGGGCAGCGGCGGCAGCGGAGCGCCGTTGCCGACCACGGCAAGCTCCACGGCCGGGCCCTGCTGGCGCTGGACCGACTCGATCAGCGCGTTCAGTTCGGCCGGGCGGTTGCCCATGGTGATGATCACGGCGCCGAGCCGGAAGTCGTCGGCCTTGGCGCCGGGGTTGGTGTGCGTGGTGGCGTTCATCGGAGTGTTCGTCGGAGTGTTCATCGAGGATTTCACCGCAGCCGGCTGGAGAGGACGATGCTGAGCAGGTGGAGGACGGTCTGCAGGAGGGCGATCGCGGCCAGCACGACCACCGCGAGGCGGGTGAAGGAGAGCCCGCCGTGCACCGCGTCGGCGATCCCGGCGGCCAGGATGAGGAGCGAGGCCTCGACCGCGCCGACCAGCCGGTGGAACTTGAGCAGCGAGGCGAGGCGACGGGCCTTGGCCACCCCCGCGGAGCGCGGCACCGAGGCGCTGTCCTCAACCGCCGTCATCCCGCTACGGGCCCGGGCGACGTCGACCAGGTCGGTCTCGGACTTGATCAGGATCGCGCCGAGCGCGGCCAGCGTGCCGAGGAACGCCCACTGCCAGTGCGAGGCGCCCCCGTCGCGGTGGAAGAGGTCGGCGCCGCGCAGGCCGAGACCGGTGAGCAGCGCGGCCTCCGACAGGTAGTGGCCGACCCGGTCCAGGTAGACGCCGGTCAGCGAGGTCTGCCGACGCCAGCGGGCCACCTCGCCGTCCACGCAGTCGAGCAGCAAGTAGACCTGGATCAGCAGCGCGCCGACGATCGCACCGGTGAAGCCCGGGACGAGCAGCCCCGCGCCGGCCAGGACGCCGGTGAACATCATCAGGTAGGTCAGGCCGTTGGGCGTGATCGCGGTGACCGTCGACAGGATCCGGGTGATCCGCAGCGAGATCTTCCGCATGTAGAGCCGACCCGCCCAGTGCTCGGCGCTGCGGCGCTGGAGCATGCCCGCCGGGTGGATGACCGCGCGCAGTTCCTCGATCGAGGGCCGGACCGTGAGGTCGACCGCGGCGCGGCCCGAGCCCGGTGCGGGGGCAGCCGGGGCAGGGGCGACTGCGGCCCGGGGCTCAGCTGTTGACGGCTTGGACATAGTCGGCGTACGTGTCCCTGATCGCTGATGGGGAGAGGTCGAGGTACTCAAGAATCGTGAATCGCCCCGGGCGGGTGTTCGGAGCGTAGTGCACCGCTTCGATGAACTCCGTCTCGGTGAAACCGATCTGATCGGCAGTCACCGGCAACCCGTGGGCCCGCAGGCGATTGACGATCAGTTGGGACAGTTCGCGCTCACCCCGCAGGAAGCTCGCGAAGGCCGCGCCGAGGCCGACCTGCTCGCCGTGCTGGGCCGAGCGCTTGGGATACAGCACGTCCAGGGCGTGCGAGATCTCGTGACAGGCCCCCGAGGAAGGCCGGGTGCTGCCCGCGATGCTCATCGCGATGCCGGACAGTACCAGTGCTTCCGCCAGCGCGGTAAGGAGGTCCGCGTCCTCCAGCGCACCCGGGTGCCGCAGCAGGTTCTCGCCCGCCGAACGCGCCATCGCCACCGCCAACCCGTCCACCGGCTCGCCCGTTTCGCGCTGGGAGAGTTCCCAGTCGGCACAGGCCGAGATGTTGGACAGGACGTCACCGATGCCGGCCGCCACGAAACGCTTCGGGGCCTGCTGGATCACGTCCAGGTCGACCACGACGCCGATCGGTCCGGGCACCCCGTAGGAGCCGCGGCCCGCGTCGTTGTCGAGGATCGAGACGGGCGAGCAGATGCCGTCGTGCGCCAGGTTGGTGGCGACGGCGACCACGGGCAGCCCGACCCGCGCACCGGCGTACTTGGCGGCGTCGATGATCTTACCGCCGCCCAGGCCCACCAGGACGTCGTAGTGGCCGCTCT
It includes:
- a CDS encoding iron-containing alcohol dehydrogenase family protein, yielding MPVLTRLIPSPVFVEIRPGALDALAGILADQRLSTAGRVAVAISNGSGARLRERLLPMLPDADWFEAADGTLDGAVRLADEVKSGHYDVLVGLGGGKIIDAAKYAGARVGLPVVAVATNLAHDGICSPVSILDNDAGRGSYGVPGPIGVVVDLDVIQQAPKRFVAAGIGDVLSNISACADWELSQRETGEPVDGLAVAMARSAGENLLRHPGALEDADLLTALAEALVLSGIAMSIAGSTRPSSGACHEISHALDVLYPKRSAQHGEQVGLGAAFASFLRGERELSQLIVNRLRAHGLPVTADQIGFTETEFIEAVHYAPNTRPGRFTILEYLDLSPSAIRDTYADYVQAVNS
- a CDS encoding CDP-alcohol phosphatidyltransferase family protein, producing MLQRRSAEHWAGRLYMRKISLRITRILSTVTAITPNGLTYLMMFTGVLAGAGLLVPGFTGAIVGALLIQVYLLLDCVDGEVARWRRQTSLTGVYLDRVGHYLSEAALLTGLGLRGADLFHRDGGASHWQWAFLGTLAALGAILIKSETDLVDVARARSGMTAVEDSASVPRSAGVAKARRLASLLKFHRLVGAVEASLLILAAGIADAVHGGLSFTRLAVVVLAAIALLQTVLHLLSIVLSSRLR
- a CDS encoding glycosyltransferase family 2 protein; the protein is MNATTHTNPGAKADDFRLGAVIITMGNRPAELNALIESVQRQQGPAVELAVVGNGAPLPPLPAGVRTAELPENLGIPGGRNVGIELFGPDGRDVDAVLFLDDDGSLPNLDSARLLREAFTADPGLGIVSFRIADPDTGVTARRHVPRLRAADPLRSSRVTTFLGGASAVRSTVFEQAGQLPADFFYAHEETDLAWRALDAGWSIDYRADIVLHHPTTSPARHASYFHNVARNRVWLARRNLPAPLLPLYLCTWLLLTLARRPSGEALKAWWGGFREGWRTPCGARRPMRWRTVWRLTRLGRPPVI
- a CDS encoding ABC transporter ATP-binding protein, coding for MRRERDAKAVAAAKETRTPTVVVDDVHIVYKVHGASAGKGSATSALSRLISRKRSPAITEVHAVRGVSFTAYKGEAVGLIGSNGSGKSTLLSAIAGLLPTEKGGIYTNGQPSLLGVNAALMDDLTGERNVVLGCLAMGMSPEQVKARYQSIVDFSGINEKGEFINLPMRTYSSGMAARLRFSIAAAKTHDVLLIDEALSTGDQAFQRRSEARIRELRKEAGTVFLVSHNNNAIRDTCERTVWIETGKLIMDGPTEEVVGMYERGERP
- the hpnD gene encoding presqualene diphosphate synthase HpnD, encoding MAAYRYCEAVTALQARNFSYGIRLLPEPKRLAMSALYALARRVDDIGDGELSEQRKTEQLLATRALLDEVRAGAVTEEDTDPIKVALADAARRFPIPLDAFDELIDGVEMDLRGAEYQTFEDLKVYCRCVAGSIGRLSLGVYGCADPKRGAEYADTLGLALQLTNILRDLREDALNGRTYLPAEDLARFGCEQGFALPTPPVGADFTGLVAFQAQRAQGYFEEGLRLLPMLDRRSRACTAAMAGIYHRLLGRIAAEPESVLRGRVSLPGWEKAYVALSGLAGGRS
- the hpnC gene encoding squalene synthase HpnC encodes the protein MTTSAQFSARPGGNGAGDPSQGDTLDKAARENFPVAPGFLPAAWRDDLMAVYGFARLVDDSGDGDLADPAGTAALLGAPAHGGDETAFRLGLLDGLERDLDRVFEAALPGTVSEPPRHPLMRALVPLIGRHAVTPEPFRRLIEANRVDQTTTRYPTFESLVGYCTLSADPVGRLVLALADVATPERIERSDEICTALQVIEHLQDVAEDLARGRIYLPTEDMARHGVTEADLAAPTADARVRELVAFEAARARTLLDRGAPLVGTVRGRLRLLLAGFTAGGYAALAAIEAAGYDVLAQQPKPDKRRLAMKAAAIFAKGR
- a CDS encoding ABC transporter permease, whose amino-acid sequence is MADKYGLSVSGARPGLFAYTKQLWGRRHFIVAFATARLVAQYTTAKMGQVWQVVTPLLNCAVFYLVFGVILSGNSTPKYIPWLCVGVFIFQFIQSAIQSGTGAISYNLGLIRALHFPRACMPIAFTVIQLQQLLISMIVLVAIILSNSLMPGMTWLQVIPALVLLSFFNTGLALIMARIGAKTSDVSQLMPFLLRTWMYLSGVMYTISDHVKNWPHWVQVITQANPASVYMELVRHAMIPSIYSPHKYPGNHLTMPPHIWAMALGWAVVAFVIGYVFFWKAEEEYGRG
- the hpnE gene encoding hydroxysqualene dehydroxylase HpnE, which produces MSGQAQRSAVVVGGGLAGLTAALRLAEAGHRVTLLEARPRLGGLAFSFRRGELTVDNGQHVFLRCCTAYRGLIERLGAGGQVEVQPRLDVPVLAVRGDRHRLGRLRRAGLPVPLHLAASLATYPHLRPLDRLRVVRGALALQRLDLADPALDQVSFGSWLRSHGQNDRTIAALWDLVGVATLNAKAAEVSLALAAMVFKTGLLTDPGASDIGIAAVPLGALHHDAALAELTRAEVTVRLRTKVVELKSVSTTTGPPHAVRLENGELLNADVVVLAGAQDAAAALLPPEAIADQHRLGEFGTAPILNVHVIYDRKVLRRPFFAALDSPVQWVFDRTPHSGVAATRPGAQYLALSQSAVREEIDLPVAELRARYLPELERLLPAARTAEVLDFFVTRERTATFDPAPGTAVLRPTAATRIPGLLLAGSWTATGWPATMESAVRSGHAAADAALRAVGQRVPVDRGDGRWPR